GGCGGAAGAGGCGGCGGCATAACCGGCGACGGACATTGGTAACACTTAGTAAAGAGGCCAAATGTATCAATTTGGTGAATGAAATTGGTCAAACTTGCCCATCCACCGAATCCAAATCCAACGATGAGCACCCACACCACTACAAATATATTCATCACGTACGTCCCTACCCATCTCCCTAAATATTTTGGTGGCTGCTCCACTGCATTCTGCAATCACAACCGTTCATCACATAAGCAAACATATCTCAACTATTCGATCATAATTTGTGTAGCTcaatatttgacatttttaatgGAATAATGGTGTGAACGTAACTATGTAATAATGATgatcttctttttttaataaataatgaataaattaGCTCAacgataaaatataaaatatttaattatgtaCTCTAGTCAGTTTCCTACACATTAAACACAATATACACTTTGCATCTACGTATAAGGATTAGATGTGATCAATCAACCAGTTCGATTAAAActgaaatgaaatttttaaaatcgatCTAACCGAACTGATCGAATATAATACTTTAGTCGAAATCAAATcgaccaaaaaaataaataacgtttttattattatagaaaATTGACTAAAAGTAATCAATTCAGTCGGttaatttggtaacattttGCTCAACCCTAATTGGGAGAATATTATCAGAAAAGGGTGTTAATGTATATTGTTGCACAATGtccaaaaatcataaaaacatatCAAGAAAAACAGTGTAAACTACAGTCCAGATATGGGGAAATCAGATACACTCTGCCCCATTGCAGTGAGAATATCATGCCTTTTGTGAGCTAAGTATAATATTTCTTacttattttacaatttaaattctaaaaatctCTCTGATATTTATGATCATCAATATAGAAGAGAGGTACAGCATTGGTCTGCTACACTCTGACCACACGCTATCCCTCCCTCCCATTTCCTAATTAACGAAATTTCAGTTCCATTTATACCATTCAGTCAAACTTTGACTTTTTATTATCCACTTATGTGGGGTCAGATAATGTTACAATGCGGTAAGGTGTAGGGCAGTAGGAGTGTTACCTCTCTTGCAGCAGCTGATTTGAAGGTAAACATGTGGGCCAGAGCAGGAATAATGTAGACAGTGAAGCTAACAAGAAGTGATCCAACGGTGGAGTTGATGGGACCAAAGAATGGGAAGATGATTGCAAGGAACCAGATAGGAATGACCACAGGTAATCTGGCTGCTGCTCTTTTGCATAAGCTCTTGCATTCATGCATTCCTATTGCTTTCTCCCATACAAAGTAGAGTGGTGTGCATGCAAACCCAAATGTTATAAACTGCACCGCAAATTTTCACTTCCATTATTaacacaaattaattaattcaatttacaatttttttttatttttcaaatgtttattttttaaaaaataacaaattttagcatgttttgcaattttaacgtcaattttaattttgacatttcaacacataatttatcattttcacAAATTGAAAAACCGAGTAATTTTCTGTTAAAAATAGTGATATGAATTTCGGAATATAGACAGTTCAGACGTCTATATCagcaatttttaataaataattgcttggtattttaaattataattttttttaaaaaaattgatgtccaacattgttaaattaaaaatttctgattttcaaattaattagttttttttttataaaataatgatgAAATTGAATAATGATGAAGATAATTAATGAAGTAGATACCTGGTGGATGAGCATTAAAATGACAGCCATGTCCCTGGAAGGAGATTTAGGGAAGAGAGCAAAAGCATTGGAGTGATTAAGAAGCAAGTCTCCAAATGCCCAATAAACTGCTGCTGCGGAGGGCAGTGTCAGTGTCAGCACATACACTGTAGCTATTAAGTATATGGCCTTGAACTTCTGTGGCTTCCACATTGCATGCATTATTTCCCTGTTTCATTTAATCATCtctttaaaactaattaataacaatattaacaAATAAGTAGaaatttattcataattaaGCTGCTGGCCCCAATTCAATTCTTTCTTATGATAAAAGCAAATGCTAAACAATGGAAACATGGCTGGCTTTCTGCTCCTAAAGAGCAGAGGTCCCCCATATATTGTTTAATCAAAAATATTCTTAGAATTAGGTTATCAtaataaaacacaattaattgAAAAGTGGtccaataaatatttttattttaaaatattacaaaaattgaGTTTATAAATCTATTTATCTACTTTTGTCTGTTCATATTAgagtttatcatttttataagcTACTAAAAGACTCGTTCGGTATTATAGTTCAAATAGTATATACGCTCGATAGTATTGTGTTAAAATTGTAGAATCAAATCCTTCGTGTCGCCAGAATCGTTTCCTCTAAATGATTATGAAAAGAACCATTCCGCTCTCtttaagagaaaataaaataggGGGCTTTACTTAAAGGGCAATTTgggaaaattatattatatatacatggATTAGGCAAATTTTGTTCACTAGAACATATGGTCAGATCATGTCTAAGCAAAACCAAGGTTTAGTCTTCAtctttcttcttaatttaaaaaaGCATAAACAGAGGACAGGACAAGGTTTAGTCATTTTCAAAAGGGTATTTCTTAATGGAATTTTAATCAATCAAGGACAAGgtccaaaaatattttgttttttttatattaaatcagTCTTTAAGGTAAAAGACAAGGAGTTACTAGATAAATGTACAAGTCCAAAATTGTCTTACACAGTAACAGCATGTCCCCCGAATGTGTAGAGAATGTTTGTGGCCCCAGTAAAATATAGCACCATCTTTGTTGGACCTGAATGCTTTACTCCCTCCACCTATAAAATCATCAATTACACCCTTTTTGTTAATTAATCTCTTATTAATAAGACCTTAATTATCATACTTTAGTATAAAGGTACATTGAAAATGTCCACATTGGCCTAGTAGATCATTGCTAGCCAGATCTTTTGCTTGCTAGCTAATTTTAAACCCTAATGTGAATTAAAAGACAGAAATgtgttaaaaatgttaaatttaaaaaagacgGAATGTGGAATGCAATTGTTTAAACAAtgtacttaaatcgctagaaacgcAAAAGGTCAGGATTTAATAGCAAATTAAAAATAGCATACAAAACAAAAGTTAATTACCTGGCCATGGAGGAGAGAAGCAATGGTAAGATACCAAGCAGTGTAAGTAGTCATAACAAGGCCAAGAAATGACCAGATTCTGTAGTTATGAAACGACGGAATAAACACTGTCGTTGCACAACAAGCACCGAATATATATGTCCATGTCCTCTTGTCCAGATTATcatttatgtaatatatattgCTGCATAATACATGCCAAAaccctaaattaattaatattcaacACCCAAGAACATGtgatttttcatttgttttatgCACATTTACACCTACCTTGCACAAGCTATGAGCTGAATGACCGAACCAAAGAGAAGAAATGTGCAGTTAAATGCCAAACCCACGTTCCTCCAATGTTTTCCAAGCAGTCCATCAAGAACTTCAAACCACtgtacaaatataaaatttcgaATTTTTAGAAGTATTTTTGAAAAGCATAAACGAAACGTAAAACTCGATAAATTTCCGTAGAACGTAAACAAAATATGGAACCTGAATGACATGGTTTCTGAAGTCAACTTTTTCTCGTTCTTTTCTGGTTCTGAACTCAACGTAAAGAATGCTAATAAGATAAGCAGTCCAGCTACCCATGACTCCATAGAAGAGCTGAAACATAATTCCTGATAACATTCCAAGTTGTGAAAATGAGTAGGGCAGTGTGAGCAGAACTTGGGCCACCTGGAAACAAAAAAGAAACTCCATTAATGGAGTTGACGATTCAAGAAAAACGCTGGACAACATTCTGCTAAAGTCGCGGGTTCTATTATAAATACCTGATTAGAAGCACAACTAAACCAAGCATCATAAACAGAACCACCATGCCACAAGAACTGAGAAAATTTAGCTTTCATGTTCTTGGGTTCACCTTCAGTTTCCATCTCCACATAATTACCTACAATTACAGTCTCCACCACCTTATCACCTGCTGCTGCCATTTTTGTTACAGTCTCTCtagctttctctctctaaagcCAGGCTTGTTAAATGTGTGCTGTGTTGTGAATGGATGATAGAGTGAAGGAGGAAGAAGAGTATTGTATTGAGAATGGAAATGGAAGTGAATATAGTGTAATATATAAAGacaagagaaagagagagatcTTTTGTGTTTGAAAGGTATTTTAGAGAAGTGGTTTTGGGAAGTGAGTAAATCCACTTTTTGCTTGATGTTTAGAATTAAttaccaaaagtttaaaatctagtaattttttttttgttataatgtAGAAATATACCATGGTTGTTGAGTTGAGCCCTTTCTTTTTGAATAGATTGCTCCTTCCCataaaatttaagttatttaactatttttttcttaaaaaacatTGCTTTCTCCGTTTTGAAATAGTTGtcgttttagaaatttttttttgttttaaaataattgtcactttaaaatatcaataaaacatttattgctattttttcatatactagtttcgcattacgtgctatgcacgtggctcgtaacgtaactcgttaatgaacatattagtaaatttattataattatatcaattttatatttataattaatattaaattagttaagaatttttataaaagtaaatataatatattcggttattaattttttttccatactgaatttattcttcttttggttttataataagtataagtaaataattaacttaattttattaataatatttttaaaaataataagataaaaatttaaataataatatattaatcaaatacaatattgtaattttgtagttcaatcaaactaaaagataggtattcctacaaatttggagacaatttagttatttttatatattaaaaactaaattggagataatttagctacctattctaattaggactttaattacaatagtgattaattaaataactaattagttaatgactataaaacctttatttaatagtaaactgaaaggaattattcagtaaatttgcatgtccccccccatccgtgcttttatatatagtatagataactCTTATTACTTCATTGAAAgcatacaaaaatataaaaacaaaagtcataataataaatatcaacaaattttaaaaagggtcaatttaataaaaatgcttataaatttaaatatatttattatttttttattttgtgtaaAAATGGATAAAGTGACAACTATTTTTAAATGGAGGGACTACTAATTAATTAAGAGCTTTACTAGAAAACATAAAGTTAGTAgggataagaaacaaaaacaacccTAGTGTTTATCTAAAATCTCACGTAacccttttttgttttttcaatctCAATATGAACCCTCATATTTCTTTTGTTAACAAAAAACACACGAGTTAATGAGATCTATCCCCGTTAAGTTATCTAATGTGGCACTCTTTTTTCGCAATAAAACTTCAACGTGgcaatattttttagaaaaaaggtataaaaataaTCCTAATGTGTACTACGAGTTTCACTtaaccatttattttttttagattttaactATAATcttaatactttttaaattgaatGTCTCCATTAACGAATATGACGGGACGTCAATTGAAGGAGTTATGGACatgtaaaattctaaattagGAGAAATTAGTCATATAAAAGAATATTTGGAAAAATTAAGTGACTAAATGAGACTGGGAGTAaatattagggtcatttttatacctttttacTTACAAACATTGCCACGATGGAATCTTGTGGCGTGAAAAAGTGTCATGTCAGACAATTTAACGGGAATGAAT
This window of the Mercurialis annua linkage group LG5, ddMerAnnu1.2, whole genome shotgun sequence genome carries:
- the LOC126683190 gene encoding auxin transporter-like protein 5, whose amino-acid sequence is MAAAGDKVVETVIVGNYVEMETEGEPKNMKAKFSQFLWHGGSVYDAWFSCASNQVAQVLLTLPYSFSQLGMLSGIMFQLFYGVMGSWTAYLISILYVEFRTRKEREKVDFRNHVIQWFEVLDGLLGKHWRNVGLAFNCTFLLFGSVIQLIACASNIYYINDNLDKRTWTYIFGACCATTVFIPSFHNYRIWSFLGLVMTTYTAWYLTIASLLHGQVEGVKHSGPTKMVLYFTGATNILYTFGGHAVTVEIMHAMWKPQKFKAIYLIATVYVLTLTLPSAAAVYWAFGDLLLNHSNAFALFPKSPSRDMAVILMLIHQFITFGFACTPLYFVWEKAIGMHECKSLCKRAAARLPVVIPIWFLAIIFPFFGPINSTVGSLLVSFTVYIIPALAHMFTFKSAAARENAVEQPPKYLGRWVGTYVMNIFVVVWVLIVGFGFGGWASLTNFIHQIDTFGLFTKCYQCPSPVMPPPLPPHLNVTAAAPSPLHHLTNHTTHRP